The genomic stretch GCGGCCGTCGGCGGTCAGGGAGTAAGTGAAGTTGACAACATCCCCCGACGGGCTGGGGTAGGCGGCGTAGAGGGCGAGCTCGGGCGTTTCACCGGGGATGGTGATCGCCTCCGTGGGGCCGAAGCGGGAGACCGACCCGTCGGCCTCGGTGACCTCCAGCCAGTAGGAATAACTCTCGCCGGGCTCCACGTCGCGGTCGAGGTATCTCGATGAATCGCCGGGCAGAACGCCGGAAATGATCTCCGGCTCGCCCTCACCCCGCAGGACGCGCACCCCGGCCGGTTCCCCGCCCGAGAGGCGCCAGTTTACGAGAATTCCCTCGTCGGTCGCACCCGCGCCGAAGTCGGCGACGTCCACCCCGCCGCCCAGGTCCACGTCGAAGTACCAGTCCAGCTCCTCGGCCCAGTATTCCCCGCCCTGGTCGTCCAGCGATTTCACCCGCCAGTAGATGCGGTCCCCGTCCTCTAGGCCGCCGGATAACGTATATTCCGACTCTTCAATATCCGTGATTTCATTATAGGTGTTGAAATCCGGGTCTTCGCCCCACCAGAGGGTGTAGCTTTCGAGCCCGTCGAGGTCGTGGTCCTCCCAGTCAAACGTGAAGGGGAATTCGTATATCGTATCACCTTTTCCGGGGCTAAGCAGGTGAAAACGGTTGGGTTTATACCAAGCAAGTTTCAAATCATTATTGCTCCCGTCGTAATACGAAATATACGAATTATCGGACGTATCCAGCGCCAGGGAGGTGTATTCACCCACGGCACCCTCCGAGTCCACCGTCTCGATCTGCC from bacterium encodes the following:
- a CDS encoding T9SS type A sorting domain-containing protein — encoded protein: MALDDSGYPHISYYDLDNYDLKYARWDGAEWRIETVDSEGYVGDYTSLALDSSDYPRISYCYTILFVGYDLKYARWDGVTWQIETVDSEGAVGEYTSLALDTSDNSYISYYDGSNNDLKLAWYKPNRFHLLSPGKGDTIYEFPFTFDWEDHDLDGLESYTLWWGEDPDFNTYNEITDIEESEYTLSGGLEDGDRIYWRVKSLDDQGGEYWAEELDWYFDVDLGGGVDVADFGAGATDEGILVNWRLSGGEPAGVRVLRGEGEPEIISGVLPGDSSRYLDRDVEPGESYSYWLEVTEADGSVSRFGPTEAITIPGETPELALYAAYPSPSGDVVNFTYSLTADGRVVLSEYDLSCRRVATLVDSELTAGRHEVAWSCADVPSGVYLYRLETSAGSLTRRLVVSR